A genome region from Pseudomonas sp. N3-W includes the following:
- a CDS encoding endonuclease/exonuclease/phosphatase family protein, producing MNIAEQPQELTANLDRVRRFTVLTINTHKGFTPLNRRFILPELREAVRSVSADVVFLQEVHGAHEHHPQRYSNWPTMPQYEFLADTLWPQFAYGRNAVYPAGDHGNALLSKFQIIRHDNLDVSISGHENRGLLHCVLRLPGEGAEVHAICVHLGLHEGHRRDQLELLSQRLAELPHDAPVIVAGDFNDWRQRADALLEPSGLREVFAEHLGKPARTFPARWPALRLDRIYVRNLKASRPTVLAARPWSHLSDHAPLSVEIEL from the coding sequence ATGAACATCGCCGAGCAGCCGCAGGAACTGACAGCGAATCTCGACCGCGTGCGGCGCTTCACGGTGCTGACGATCAACACCCACAAGGGTTTCACCCCACTCAACCGGCGTTTCATCCTGCCGGAATTGCGTGAAGCAGTGCGCAGCGTGTCCGCCGATGTGGTGTTTTTGCAGGAAGTCCATGGCGCCCACGAACATCATCCCCAGCGCTACAGCAACTGGCCGACGATGCCGCAGTACGAATTCCTCGCCGACACCCTGTGGCCGCAGTTCGCCTATGGGCGCAACGCGGTCTACCCGGCGGGCGATCACGGCAATGCGCTGCTGTCGAAATTCCAGATCATCCGCCACGACAACCTCGACGTCTCCATCAGCGGCCATGAGAACCGTGGTCTGTTGCATTGCGTGCTGCGCCTGCCGGGCGAGGGCGCTGAAGTGCATGCGATTTGCGTGCACCTGGGCTTGCACGAAGGTCATCGCCGCGACCAGCTTGAACTGTTGAGCCAACGCCTGGCAGAACTGCCGCACGATGCGCCGGTGATCGTCGCCGGCGACTTCAACGACTGGCGCCAGCGCGCCGATGCACTGCTCGAACCCAGCGGTTTGCGCGAGGTGTTTGCCGAACATCTGGGTAAACCCGCCCGCACGTTTCCGGCCCGTTGGCCGGCATTGCGCCTTGACCGCATCTACGTGCGCAACCTCAAGGCCAGCCGTCCGACAGTGTTGGCTGCTCGCCCCTGGTCCCATCTGTCCGACCATGCACCGCTGTCGGTGGAGATCGAATTATGA
- a CDS encoding mechanosensitive ion channel family protein, with protein MLKFKTAILLGALLIMGSTVLQAATLPGIPAAATAQAPAKPEPLVQGGLLGAISSSIDDVQDKLDLNDNLVDAWRLRADRAADEVDKLVNQPSARSGWSVTGDFLMLSGVWLGTFALLTVLGGLAAGRLIQGRWLRTRQRSQDLLGYLMPYALPALASLPLTLYVSHFLEASAGRALALCFAYATSSGIFSTSMLLCVIVMFNTGHKRPAVKIIRDYCPKPLFLIGFLAALSDALTSPQIARQLGGNITSSVAVFTGLFASIIFGLLVIRLRRPVAHLIRNRPLAQRLKQPSLQESLRIFSGLWYWPILLMVMVSAINLIGVGEDNQKALRCALLTTVLLIATVFLSTIFQHLFKSRKAEAIQRSSAYKERFLSLLHALLRIVMAVAFIEILGRIWGVSLLEFAEQNSIGRAISDSLSRIGLIFLVTWLFWVVLDTAIQEALKPPVSKRSARQPSTRIKTILPLLRNAIKIILVVICAITTMANLGINVAPLLAGAGVVGLAIGFGSQQLVQDVITGLFIIIEDTLSIGDWVVLDSGHAGTVEGLTIRTLRLRDGKGFVHSVPFGQIKAVTNQSRQFAYAFFSVQFTYDTDVDKAIELIREAGDSIRDDVFLKYNLQGPLDVFGVDKMDLNGVTLTAQFRTVSGGQYAVSRAFNQRLKKLVDNSPWVHFAQTYPQQVLLPKRQVDEVDEVDDDGPVPEHGSVLLPDQPRTQ; from the coding sequence TTGCTCAAGTTCAAGACCGCGATACTGCTGGGGGCGCTGCTGATAATGGGCAGCACCGTGTTGCAAGCCGCCACGCTGCCGGGCATTCCCGCAGCGGCCACCGCCCAGGCGCCGGCCAAGCCCGAGCCGCTGGTGCAGGGCGGCCTGCTCGGGGCCATCAGCTCCAGCATCGACGACGTCCAGGACAAGCTGGACCTCAACGACAACCTGGTCGACGCCTGGCGCCTGCGGGCCGACCGGGCCGCCGACGAAGTCGATAAACTGGTCAATCAACCCTCGGCCCGCTCCGGCTGGAGCGTGACCGGCGACTTCCTGATGCTGTCTGGCGTCTGGCTTGGCACCTTCGCCTTGCTCACCGTGCTGGGTGGTCTTGCCGCCGGTCGCCTGATCCAGGGCCGTTGGCTGCGAACCCGCCAGCGCAGCCAGGACCTGCTTGGCTACCTGATGCCGTACGCGCTGCCGGCATTGGCTTCGCTGCCACTGACGCTTTACGTCAGCCACTTTCTCGAAGCCTCGGCGGGCCGCGCACTGGCGCTGTGTTTTGCCTACGCCACCAGCAGCGGCATTTTCTCGACCTCGATGCTGCTGTGCGTGATCGTCATGTTCAACACCGGGCACAAGCGCCCGGCGGTGAAGATCATCCGCGACTACTGCCCCAAACCGCTGTTCCTGATCGGCTTTCTCGCTGCCCTCAGCGATGCCCTGACCAGCCCGCAGATCGCCCGCCAACTGGGCGGCAACATCACCAGTAGCGTGGCGGTGTTCACCGGTCTGTTCGCCTCGATCATTTTCGGTCTGCTGGTGATTCGCCTGCGGCGCCCGGTGGCGCACCTGATCCGCAACCGGCCTTTGGCCCAGCGCCTGAAACAGCCGTCGTTGCAGGAATCGCTGCGGATTTTTTCCGGGCTCTGGTATTGGCCGATCCTGTTGATGGTGATGGTGTCGGCGATCAACCTGATCGGCGTCGGCGAGGACAATCAAAAGGCCCTGCGCTGCGCTTTGCTCACCACCGTGCTACTGATCGCCACGGTGTTTCTCAGCACGATTTTCCAGCACCTGTTCAAGTCCCGCAAAGCCGAAGCGATCCAGCGCAGCAGTGCTTACAAAGAGCGCTTCCTGAGTTTGCTGCATGCGCTGTTGCGGATCGTCATGGCCGTGGCGTTCATCGAAATTCTCGGGCGGATCTGGGGTGTGTCGCTGCTCGAATTCGCCGAGCAAAACTCCATCGGCCGGGCGATCAGTGATTCGCTGAGCCGCATCGGTTTGATCTTCCTGGTGACCTGGCTGTTCTGGGTGGTGCTCGACACCGCTATTCAGGAAGCGCTGAAGCCGCCGGTCAGCAAACGCTCGGCGCGCCAGCCCAGCACCCGGATAAAAACCATCCTGCCACTGCTGCGCAACGCGATCAAAATCATCCTGGTGGTGATCTGCGCAATCACCACCATGGCCAATCTGGGAATCAACGTTGCGCCGCTGCTGGCCGGTGCCGGGGTGGTCGGCCTGGCCATCGGTTTCGGCTCACAGCAATTGGTGCAGGACGTGATTACCGGGCTGTTCATCATCATCGAAGACACCCTGTCGATTGGCGATTGGGTGGTGCTCGATTCCGGCCATGCGGGCACGGTCGAAGGCCTGACCATCCGCACCCTGCGCCTGCGCGACGGCAAGGGTTTTGTGCATTCGGTACCGTTTGGCCAGATCAAGGCGGTGACCAACCAATCGCGGCAATTTGCCTATGCGTTCTTCTCGGTGCAGTTCACCTACGACACCGATGTCGACAAGGCCATCGAACTGATTCGCGAAGCCGGGGATTCGATCCGCGATGACGTTTTCCTCAAGTACAACCTGCAAGGGCCGCTGGATGTGTTTGGGGTGGACAAGATGGACCTTAACGGCGTGACGCTGACGGCGCAGTTCCGCACCGTGTCCGGTGGGCAATATGCGGTGAGCCGGGCGTTCAACCAGCGGCTGAAAAAGCTTGTGGATAACAGCCCATGGGTACATTTCGCGCAGACTTATCCACAGCAGGTTTTGTTGCCCAAGCGGCAGGTGGATGAGGTGGATGAGGTGGACGATGATGGGCCGGTGCCGGAGCATGGGTCGGTGTTGTTGCCGGATCAGCCGAGAACCCAATGA
- a CDS encoding DUF72 domain-containing protein — translation MAVIHIGISGWRYTPWRGGFYPKGLVQKRELQFASRAVNSIEINGSFYALQRPERYAQWYSETPADFVFSVKAPRYITHIRRLKDIHKPLANFFASGVLELKEKLGPILWQFPPSFKFDAELFERFLEQLPHTTEQAAALARQHEPRLNGRASMTAYRKKPLRHAVEIRHESFVDPAFVRLLKRYNIALVIADTAGKWPYREDITSDFVYLRLHGAEQLYASGYTPQALKNWGDRIDAWHHGRQPADAHLIAPRLKPRARKSREVFCYFDNDIKVRAPFDARSLLERFDLAKDLATRPGEPAADGVLP, via the coding sequence ATGGCGGTGATTCATATCGGTATTTCCGGCTGGCGTTATACCCCTTGGCGCGGGGGCTTTTACCCCAAGGGGCTGGTGCAAAAGCGCGAATTGCAATTCGCTTCGCGGGCGGTCAACAGCATTGAGATCAATGGTTCGTTCTACGCCCTGCAACGTCCCGAACGCTATGCCCAGTGGTACAGCGAGACGCCCGCCGACTTCGTCTTCAGCGTGAAAGCGCCGCGCTACATCACCCATATCAGACGCCTGAAAGATATCCACAAGCCGCTGGCCAATTTTTTCGCCTCCGGGGTGCTGGAGCTCAAGGAAAAGCTCGGCCCGATCCTCTGGCAGTTCCCGCCCAGTTTCAAATTCGACGCCGAGCTGTTTGAACGTTTTCTCGAACAATTGCCGCACACCACCGAACAGGCCGCCGCCCTCGCCCGCCAACACGAGCCGCGTCTGAACGGCCGCGCCAGCATGACCGCCTACCGCAAAAAGCCGCTGCGCCATGCCGTGGAAATCCGTCACGAAAGTTTTGTCGATCCAGCCTTCGTTCGCCTGCTCAAGCGCTACAACATCGCCCTTGTGATTGCCGACACCGCCGGCAAATGGCCCTACCGCGAAGACATCACCAGTGATTTCGTCTACTTGCGCCTGCACGGCGCCGAACAGCTCTATGCCAGCGGCTATACCCCGCAAGCGCTGAAAAACTGGGGCGACCGGATTGACGCCTGGCACCACGGCCGGCAACCCGCCGACGCGCACCTGATCGCCCCTCGGCTAAAACCCCGGGCGAGAAAATCCCGCGAGGTGTTCTGCTACTTCGATAACGACATCAAAGTCCGGGCGCCTTTTGATGCGCGCAGTCTGCTGGAGCGTTTCGACCTCGCCAAAGACCTGGCCACCCGCCCCGGCGAACCCGCCGCCGACGGGGTATTGCCATGA
- a CDS encoding MFS transporter, with the protein MPIALLALTLSAFAIGTTEFVIVGLLPTIGADLGVSLPSAGLLVSLYALGVAIGAPVLTALTGKVPRKLLLLSLMVLFTLGNLLAWKAPSYESLVLARIVTGLAHGVFFSIGSTIATSLVPKEKAASAIAIMFTGLTVALVTGVPLGTFIGQHFGWRETFLAVSALGVIAFIGSLLYVPKNIAHSKPASLLQQLQVLKQPRLLLVYAMTAVGYGGSFIAFTFLAPILQDISGFSAGTVSLVLLVYGVSVAVGNIWGGKLADKRGPISALKIIFALLAAVLFVLTFTAGNPWLALATVLVWGAVAFGNVPGLQVYVVRQAEHHTPNAVDVASGLNIAAFNLGIAGGAWGGGLIVAHMGLIHTAWIGGLVVLVALALTAWSGRLDRLGPVYANSSNRVVAGH; encoded by the coding sequence ATGCCCATTGCCTTGCTGGCGCTGACCCTCAGCGCCTTTGCCATCGGGACGACCGAGTTCGTCATCGTTGGCCTGTTACCCACCATCGGCGCCGACCTTGGCGTCAGCCTGCCGTCCGCCGGGCTGCTGGTCAGCCTTTATGCACTGGGCGTCGCCATTGGCGCCCCGGTGTTGACCGCCCTGACCGGCAAAGTCCCGCGCAAATTGCTGCTGTTGTCACTGATGGTGCTGTTCACCCTCGGCAACCTGCTGGCCTGGAAAGCGCCGAGCTACGAATCGCTGGTGCTGGCGCGGATCGTCACCGGCCTGGCCCACGGGGTGTTTTTCTCGATTGGCTCGACCATCGCCACCAGCCTGGTGCCGAAGGAAAAAGCCGCCAGCGCGATTGCGATCATGTTCACCGGCCTCACCGTGGCATTGGTGACCGGCGTGCCGTTGGGCACATTTATCGGCCAGCATTTCGGCTGGCGCGAGACGTTCCTCGCCGTGTCGGCCTTGGGCGTGATTGCGTTCATCGGCAGCCTGCTCTACGTGCCGAAGAACATTGCCCACAGCAAACCGGCGTCGCTGTTGCAGCAACTGCAGGTGCTCAAGCAGCCGCGTCTGCTGCTGGTGTATGCGATGACGGCGGTCGGTTACGGTGGCTCGTTCATTGCCTTCACCTTCCTTGCGCCGATCCTCCAGGACATTTCCGGCTTCAGCGCCGGCACCGTCAGCCTGGTGCTGCTGGTGTACGGTGTGTCTGTGGCCGTCGGCAATATCTGGGGCGGCAAACTGGCGGACAAACGCGGCCCGATCAGTGCCCTGAAAATTATCTTCGCCCTGCTCGCCGCCGTGTTGTTCGTGTTGACCTTCACCGCCGGCAATCCGTGGTTGGCCCTTGCCACCGTGCTGGTCTGGGGTGCGGTCGCGTTCGGCAACGTGCCGGGATTGCAGGTGTATGTGGTGCGTCAGGCTGAGCATCACACGCCGAATGCGGTGGACGTGGCCTCGGGTCTGAACATCGCGGCCTTCAACCTCGGCATTGCCGGTGGCGCGTGGGGTGGCGGCTTGATCGTTGCGCACATGGGGCTGATCCATACCGCGTGGATCGGTGGCCTGGTGGTGCTGGTGGCGCTGGCGCTGACGGCGTGGAGTGGGCGGCTGGACCGGTTGGGGCCGGTGTATGCCAACAGCTCGAACCGCGTCGTCGCCGGACACTAA
- a CDS encoding DEAD/DEAH box helicase, translated as MNLPIPMDAALAGFHPAVSAWFSNTFPTVTAAQARAWPLIRQHRSTLIAAPTGSGKTLTAFLAVIDDLVHRGLDNGGHLPNETLVVYVSPLKALSNDIQINLQNPLAGITEQLRLMGLPELQISTAVRTGDTPQKDRSAMRKTAPHILVTTPESLYVLLGSDSGRQMLKTTRTVIVDEIHAIAASKRGSHLALSLERLQALCAEPLMRIGLSATQKPIEAVSRFLVGRDRPCEIIDIGHARPRDLGIEVPPVPLSAVMANDVWELVYDRLAALAREHRTTLIFVNTRRLAERLSRHLSERLGKDAVAAHHGSLAKEFRLDAEQRLKRGELQVLIATASLELGIDIGDVDLVCQIASPRSIAGFLQRVGRSGHQVGGTPKGRLFATTRDDLIECAALLDCVRRGELDTLLIPVAPLDVLAQQIIAEVSCQEWQEQALLEIFRRASPYAALDDKHYQALLQMLAEGYNGRQGIRSAYLHRDAVTRTLRGRRGSKLTAVTSGGTIPDNADYSVLLEPQGLNIGSVNEDFAVESIAGDVFQLGNTSYRILRVDSGKVRVEDAQGQPPTIPFWLGEAPGRSAELSFAVARLQAQLDDLLGATPGNLQPSLDWLTATLGLNLASAEQLVDYLARARLTLGALPSQDTLLMERFFDESGGTQLIIHTPFGSRINRAWGLALRKRFCRTFNFELQAAASEDAIVLSLSTSHSFELDEVWRYLHSNSAEHMLIQAVLEAPLFGVRWRWNAGVALALPRYTGGRKVAPQIQRMKSEDLIASVFPDQIACVENLAGEREVPEHPLVEQTLDDCLHEAMDAEGWLALLRRMENGEVRLISRDLPAPSPLAAEILSARPYTFLDDAPLEERRTQAVLNRRWSDPQSTDDLGALDAEAIQAVRDEAWPAPTSVDEMHEALMSLACITDAEAQANPHWLDWLHALADGGRASRLQINAEQSLWLALERLTCLRALYPQATLLPALQALPGFDEAWVPDEAGLEVIRARLSAFGPLPLNAIAEPLGLPVADVTQALAHLEREGYVLRGQFTPGASVEEWCERHLLARIHRYTVKRLRREIEPVALQDFMRFLFDWQHLSTATQGQGSAVLPAIVAQFEGYPAAASAWDSDLLPTRLKGYSASWLDELCRSGKLVWTRQSTGNKGAATGSTPILLLPRSQVRLWSSLSEQTPVSELSPKTQKVHAALIEHGALFFDELTHEAHLLRAELEIALQELVGAGLVNADSFAGLRALITPASKRQQRSSRRGRGAFVGGMDDAGRWALLRRGAPVAVVENKRPAATPSDTLEHIALTLLRRYGVVFWRLLEREADWLPSWRELLRTFHRLEARGEIRGGRFVSGLAGEQFALPEAIPLLREVRRRPHDGSLVAVCGVDPLNLAGTLLPGAKVPALAGNRLVYRDGVPAAAEIAGKQVFWGALDQLASAELHSKLIRH; from the coding sequence ATGAATCTGCCCATCCCCATGGACGCTGCCCTGGCTGGCTTCCACCCTGCCGTCAGCGCCTGGTTCAGCAACACCTTCCCGACGGTCACCGCCGCCCAAGCCCGGGCGTGGCCGTTGATCCGCCAGCATCGGTCGACCCTGATCGCCGCGCCCACTGGCTCCGGCAAAACCCTGACCGCATTCCTCGCCGTGATCGACGATCTGGTCCACCGTGGCCTGGACAATGGCGGCCATCTACCGAACGAAACGCTGGTGGTCTACGTCTCGCCGCTCAAGGCGCTGTCCAACGACATCCAGATCAACCTGCAAAACCCGCTGGCCGGCATCACCGAACAGTTGCGCCTCATGGGCCTGCCCGAATTGCAGATCAGCACCGCCGTGCGCACCGGCGATACCCCGCAAAAAGACCGCTCGGCGATGCGCAAGACGGCGCCGCATATTCTGGTGACCACCCCGGAATCCCTGTACGTGCTGCTCGGCTCCGATTCCGGGCGGCAGATGCTCAAGACCACGCGCACGGTGATCGTCGACGAAATCCACGCCATCGCCGCCAGCAAGCGCGGCAGCCACCTGGCCCTGAGCCTGGAGCGGTTGCAGGCGTTGTGCGCAGAACCGCTGATGCGGATCGGCCTGTCCGCCACGCAAAAACCCATCGAAGCAGTGTCGCGTTTTCTGGTGGGCCGCGACCGCCCCTGCGAGATCATCGACATCGGCCACGCCCGGCCACGGGACCTGGGCATCGAAGTGCCGCCGGTGCCGTTGTCGGCGGTGATGGCCAACGATGTCTGGGAATTGGTCTACGACCGCCTCGCCGCCCTCGCCCGTGAACACCGCACCACGCTGATTTTCGTCAACACCCGCCGTCTGGCCGAACGCCTGAGCCGGCACCTGAGCGAACGCCTGGGCAAGGACGCGGTGGCCGCGCACCACGGCAGCCTGGCCAAGGAATTTCGCCTGGACGCCGAACAGCGGCTCAAGCGCGGCGAGTTGCAGGTGCTGATTGCTACCGCCTCGCTGGAGCTGGGGATCGATATCGGCGATGTCGACCTGGTGTGCCAGATTGCCTCGCCACGCTCGATTGCCGGCTTTCTGCAACGGGTCGGCCGCTCCGGGCACCAGGTCGGCGGCACGCCCAAGGGCCGCCTGTTCGCCACCACCCGTGATGACCTGATCGAATGCGCCGCCCTGCTCGACTGCGTGCGCCGGGGCGAACTCGACACCTTGCTGATCCCCGTAGCGCCGCTGGACGTGCTGGCGCAGCAGATCATTGCCGAAGTCAGCTGCCAGGAATGGCAGGAGCAGGCGCTGCTGGAGATATTTCGCCGAGCCTCACCCTACGCCGCACTCGACGACAAACACTATCAGGCGCTGCTGCAGATGCTCGCCGAGGGCTATAACGGTCGCCAGGGCATCCGTAGCGCCTACCTGCACCGCGACGCCGTGACCCGCACCCTGCGTGGGCGCCGAGGCAGCAAACTGACCGCCGTGACCAGCGGCGGCACGATCCCGGACAACGCCGACTACAGCGTATTGCTGGAGCCGCAAGGGCTGAACATCGGCAGCGTCAACGAAGACTTCGCCGTGGAAAGCATCGCCGGGGACGTGTTTCAACTGGGCAATACCTCGTACCGCATCCTGCGGGTCGACAGCGGCAAGGTGCGGGTCGAGGACGCTCAGGGCCAGCCGCCGACCATCCCGTTCTGGCTCGGCGAAGCACCGGGGCGCAGCGCCGAGTTGTCGTTTGCCGTGGCGCGGCTGCAAGCACAACTCGACGACCTGCTCGGCGCCACGCCCGGCAACTTGCAGCCCAGCCTCGACTGGCTGACCGCCACCCTCGGCCTGAACCTGGCCAGCGCCGAGCAACTGGTGGATTACCTGGCCCGTGCCCGCCTGACCCTGGGCGCCCTGCCGTCGCAAGACACGTTGCTGATGGAGCGTTTTTTCGACGAGTCCGGCGGCACGCAACTGATCATCCACACACCGTTCGGCAGCCGCATCAACCGTGCCTGGGGTTTGGCCCTGCGCAAGCGCTTCTGTCGCACCTTCAATTTCGAATTGCAGGCGGCCGCCAGCGAAGACGCGATCGTGTTGTCGCTGTCCACCAGCCACAGCTTCGAACTGGACGAGGTCTGGCGCTACCTGCACAGCAACAGCGCCGAGCACATGCTGATTCAGGCGGTGCTCGAGGCGCCTCTGTTTGGCGTGCGCTGGCGGTGGAATGCCGGGGTGGCGCTGGCGTTGCCGCGTTATACCGGGGGCCGTAAAGTCGCGCCGCAGATCCAGCGCATGAAAAGCGAAGACCTGATTGCCAGCGTGTTTCCTGATCAGATCGCCTGCGTGGAAAACCTCGCCGGCGAACGGGAAGTGCCCGAGCATCCGCTGGTGGAACAGACCCTCGACGACTGTCTGCACGAAGCCATGGACGCCGAGGGCTGGCTGGCGCTGTTACGGCGCATGGAAAATGGCGAGGTGCGCCTGATCAGCCGCGACCTGCCGGCGCCCTCGCCCTTGGCGGCAGAAATTCTCAGCGCCCGGCCCTACACCTTTCTCGATGACGCGCCGCTGGAAGAACGCCGTACCCAGGCGGTGCTCAATCGCCGTTGGAGCGACCCGCAGTCCACCGACGACCTCGGCGCGCTGGATGCCGAAGCCATTCAAGCGGTACGCGACGAAGCCTGGCCAGCGCCGACCAGCGTCGATGAAATGCACGAGGCGCTGATGAGCCTGGCGTGCATCACTGATGCAGAAGCCCAGGCCAATCCGCACTGGCTCGACTGGCTCCATGCTTTGGCCGACGGCGGCCGCGCCAGCCGTTTGCAGATCAATGCCGAACAATCGCTGTGGCTGGCGCTGGAACGGCTGACCTGCCTGCGCGCCCTTTATCCACAGGCGACGTTGCTGCCAGCGCTGCAAGCGCTGCCCGGCTTCGATGAAGCCTGGGTACCGGATGAAGCCGGGCTGGAGGTGATTCGTGCGCGGCTCAGCGCGTTTGGGCCGTTGCCGCTCAACGCGATTGCCGAACCGCTGGGTCTGCCGGTAGCCGATGTCACTCAGGCATTGGCGCATCTGGAGCGCGAGGGCTATGTGCTGCGCGGCCAGTTCACGCCCGGTGCCAGCGTTGAGGAATGGTGCGAACGGCACCTGCTGGCGCGGATTCATCGCTACACGGTCAAGCGTCTGCGGCGGGAAATCGAACCGGTCGCGTTGCAGGATTTCATGCGTTTTCTGTTCGACTGGCAGCATCTGTCCACAGCCACTCAGGGTCAGGGCAGCGCCGTGTTGCCGGCCATCGTCGCCCAGTTCGAAGGCTACCCCGCCGCCGCTTCGGCCTGGGACAGCGACCTGCTGCCGACGCGGCTCAAGGGCTATTCGGCGAGTTGGCTGGATGAGCTGTGCCGCAGCGGCAAACTGGTGTGGACGCGCCAGAGCACCGGCAATAAAGGCGCCGCCACAGGCAGCACGCCGATTCTATTGTTGCCCCGCAGTCAGGTCCGGTTGTGGAGCAGCCTTAGCGAACAGACCCCGGTCAGCGAGCTGTCGCCCAAGACGCAAAAAGTCCACGCCGCGCTCATCGAACACGGGGCGTTGTTTTTCGACGAATTGACCCATGAAGCCCATCTACTGCGCGCCGAACTGGAAATCGCCTTGCAGGAACTGGTGGGCGCGGGGCTGGTGAACGCCGACAGCTTCGCCGGCCTGCGTGCACTGATCACCCCGGCCAGCAAACGCCAGCAACGCAGCAGCCGACGCGGGCGCGGGGCGTTTGTCGGCGGCATGGACGATGCCGGGCGCTGGGCCTTGCTGCGCCGTGGCGCACCGGTGGCGGTGGTGGAAAACAAGCGCCCGGCAGCGACACCGAGCGACACCCTGGAACACATCGCCCTGACCTTGCTGCGCCGCTACGGCGTGGTGTTCTGGCGTTTGCTGGAGCGCGAAGCGGACTGGCTGCCGAGCTGGCGCGAGTTGCTGCGCACGTTCCATCGCCTGGAGGCGCGGGGCGAGATTCGTGGCGGGCGATTTGTCAGTGGTTTGGCGGGTGAGCAATTTGCCTTGCCCGAGGCGATTCCGTTGCTGCGCGAAGTGCGACGGCGGCCGCATGACGGGAGTCTGGTGGCGGTGTGCGGGGTGGATCCACTGAACCTGGCCGGGACCTTGTTGCCCGGGGCGAAAGTGCCGGCGCTGGCAGGGAATCGCTTGGTGTATCGCGATGGCGTGCCGGCGGCGGCGGAGATTGCGGGCAAGCAGGTTTTTTGGGGGGCGCTGGATCAACTGGCCAGTGCTGAATTGCATAGCAAACTGATCAGGCATTGA
- a CDS encoding NAD(P)-dependent oxidoreductase, translated as MRMRLMLLGGGNALGQALIRLGAEEDIGFLAPRPPQDGWDAASLTQLLDDTRPDALINLAYYFDWFQAETVSESRLASQERAVERLAELCQHHNIVLLQPSSYRVFDGSRATAYSEKDEPVPLGLRGQALWRIEQSVRATCPQHVLLRFGWLLDDSPDGTLGRFLARAETPEELLMADDRRGNPTPVDDAARVIISVLKQLDCAAPLWGTYHYAGHEATTPLALGQAILTEARNLHELAIEAPTAQAHAARPDAGEEPQHAVLACKKILHTFGIKPRAWRAALPGLLDRFYRHG; from the coding sequence ATGCGAATGCGCCTTATGTTACTGGGCGGCGGAAATGCCCTTGGGCAGGCGCTGATTCGCCTCGGTGCGGAGGAAGACATCGGCTTCCTCGCCCCCCGCCCGCCGCAAGACGGCTGGGACGCCGCGAGCCTGACACAACTGCTCGACGACACCCGCCCGGACGCGCTGATCAACCTTGCCTACTATTTCGACTGGTTTCAGGCGGAGACGGTCAGCGAGTCGCGCCTGGCAAGCCAGGAGCGCGCGGTCGAGCGTCTGGCCGAACTGTGCCAGCATCACAACATCGTCCTGCTGCAGCCTTCCAGCTACCGCGTGTTCGATGGCTCGCGGGCCACCGCCTACAGCGAAAAAGACGAGCCGGTGCCGCTGGGTCTACGCGGTCAGGCCTTGTGGCGGATCGAGCAAAGCGTGCGCGCCACTTGTCCGCAGCATGTGTTGTTGCGCTTCGGCTGGTTGCTCGATGACAGCCCAGACGGCACGCTTGGGCGTTTCCTTGCCCGCGCCGAAACGCCTGAAGAACTGCTGATGGCTGATGATCGACGCGGCAACCCGACGCCGGTGGACGACGCGGCGCGGGTGATCATTTCGGTGCTCAAGCAACTCGATTGCGCGGCGCCGCTGTGGGGCACTTATCACTATGCCGGGCACGAGGCGACCACGCCGCTGGCTCTCGGGCAGGCGATTCTCACCGAGGCACGCAATCTGCACGAGCTGGCCATCGAAGCGCCGACCGCCCAGGCGCACGCCGCGCGGCCCGACGCTGGCGAAGAGCCGCAACACGCGGTGCTGGCCTGCAAGAAAATTCTGCACACTTTCGGGATCAAGCCCCGCGCCTGGCGCGCCGCGCTCCCGGGCTTACTGGATAGGTTTTATCGTCATGGCTGA